Genomic window (Kwoniella botswanensis chromosome 1, complete sequence):
AGCTCATATCAAAGTCTCTATATATTTCAATGTTTGAGATGCAAAGTCAGTTCTAAGCACGCCCAGTATCGGAAAAATCTCTGAGCGAGCACATAGATCAGGTGTAACCGGGTGATGTTTTTACGTTGATACACCTAGCATGTTCAACACAACATGCGCACCAAATTGTGGCACATCTCTGACAAAGGGTCCTTGCTCTGTCTACTGATCTTCTCATATAAGTTCTACGAATGCAtcgaatcttcttctgggaGAGTAGTTGGTGTCTGAGTAATGGGAATGACACTGTCACCTTTGTACAACATCTCATATCGAGAATCAAAAAAGATTATGTAAAAAGACTTCCTGAGCTATGCATTGTACTGATGTTTAAATGAATTATGCGTTATCCGTTGTTTGGGCATAGACATCAAAAGAGGTATATGAGGTGTACCGCTTCTTGCATTCAACTTTTAGAAGGGTGGGAAGTCATCTTTCGACCGGAATGACTGCAACAACTCCTTCATTGAGTATCCTTTCAGGCAGTTGGAGTAAGCGTGACAAGCTGCACAAATGCACGACAGAGCTTCAACCCCCTTTCATCCTTTAAACAACACGTATAAAAGCCGACTAAACGCCTTGAGCTACCTGTAAATTGTTCCCTACCATTATAATATACTGTCACAGTCACATTTTATACAAGACACCAACCATATATTCCACGTACACATTGATCGTCAGGATGTCACAGAACAGCCAAGCTTACACGATCGGTCTTGCAGTCGCTGAGAAATATCGTGTCGATTCCGGAACCTTAGGCACCTATATGTCAAACGAGGGAGAAGTGACTCTGAGTAGAGACAACGGTGGCCGTGAGTGATTAATTCTACATGATATACAATGAACACTCATAAGTTAATCAGAATTGACCTGATGTCCTGTTCTAGCTCTTGCTTGGGAATTTTACGGTCCAAGTGGAACAGCGAGCGGCACCTTCCCCGAAGCTCATGGTGACAAGTCTGAAAATAGTGAGTAATTTATACCTCTTTTAGCGCAAGTGCATCAATGACTGTCTGATGATACCACACCTGCgtagagaagaaaagggaagttcaagatcaagatgagggGGCCGATTCTAGGACGGACACTAGCTCCCGTGTGATCCTGGGGACCCGAAGAAAGTCCTTGAGGGTAGACAGTATCGAGAGCGGTCATATGGACTTGAGTTGATCGATGTTCAGACCTATACGATAGCACTACTCGTACAGTATGTACAGCACGACTCGTAGAACATACTTACTGTTCTCCTGCATCGATTgaatgcatgcatgataAACTTTGGGAAACTTGCAAGACCATGGAATgaacaagaaaaagaaaatcaACAAAAAAACTTACACCGTAAGGGAGTCGAACCCTTGCCGCATCGATGGCAACGATGCATGATACCGTTTCACCAACGGTGTGATTGCTGATTTTTTTCATGTTTGTTTTCTAATATATGTAAGTTGAAAATGGTTCCATATTCTCCTCTTGAGTTCAGTTGATGTTTTCGTTCGAGATCCAACATTTCTTCTCTACGACACTTTATATGTTTATGTGTGCAACATGAAAGAAGCTCCCATAATATGAGATTACCTGTCCGACCAATCTCATTCAGATTTTCGTCTGTCCAACCACTCATCCGctcctctccttctaccAGTACAAAACCCCTCCTGGTTTTGGGTATCGAATCATCCGCCGACGACTCCTCAGCATCTATCGTCTCTTCTAATCGTCAAATCCTATCTCTAGTAACTATCTCACAACATTCTGAAAATTCCTTGTACGGGGGTATACATCCGCTTGTAGCTCAATCGTCACATAATAAGAATATACCTCTGGCGATTGAGCGATGTCTGCGACAATCTGGAAAGTCAATaagtgatatcgatgctATTGCGTATACTCGTGGACCGGGTATGAGGGGGTGTCTGACCGTTGGGGAGATGGCTGCGAAAGGTTTGGCGGCGGGGTTGGGGAAGAGGTTGGTCGGTGTACATCATATGGTGAGTCAGTTGATCTTATCTTCTTATCTACTTCAATCCGATTAGTCTACGACTGGGTCAGTCAGGCCCTTCGGGTCATGGAGTAGAATGGGATGCACGGGGATAAGTTGCATACTGATATCATTGCGTTCATTGATGATCCTAGCAAGCTCACGCTTTAACACCCCTATTGACTGAACCTAACCCACCTaaattcccattcctcatcttACTTGTTTCCGGAGGACATACTCAGTTAGTCTTAGCTGAATCTCAAGACAAGTTTAGGATACTATTAGACACTTTGGATAGTAAGATCGGGTGAGTCTGATCAGATCACTGTATCTTACCTTACTCCAGGAATGAATACTGATATTGGTAATATCCGTTTGCAAATTACAGCGACGTGTTCGAGAAAGCGGCTCGTCTAATCCAACTTCCCACTTCCCCAACCAAATCACCCGGAGCGATCCTCGAGTCATACgcttcttccccttttcTTCCACCGTACGACCAAACCCCTCTCCCTCCCCTCCCTATACCTCTTTCGACGAACGATACGAGGGACAAAGCTGCATTTTCATTTGCAGGTATATTATCTTCTCTTCAAAGACGCATACCTTCCGATACAGTGCTGAGCGAGAGTGACAAGAAGGAATACAGTCGGGTGTTTCAGGTGGCTGCTGTTAGGCATTTGGTATTCAAGTTGAAACAGACCATTGTTGGTCTATCACATGGTGGGATAGGTGGGTTGGGGGGATTAGTAATTAGTGGTGGAGTAGCGAGTAACTTGTATCTTCGACAGAGATTGCAAGAGATGTTATATGAGATACaaggagaaagggaagataaaACGATGATGGAGTTGTACTATCCTCCTATATCTTTGTGTACAGGTAGGTCGAAATCTTCTATTTCTTAGTGATTGTATGTCTTAGTGCTAATCTGAGCATCGAACTTGTAGACAACGCAGCGATGATAGCTTGGACGGCTATCTTGAGAATCCAGAATGAGAAAGGTTTCGTTTCTGATCCGTACGATCTACCAGTAAGACCTAAATGGTCGTTGGAAGATTTATACGATGACGTAGAATCAAAATCGAAGATGTAAAATCAGGTAGGGGTCTTCGTAGTATATTTAACATCTTGTTGTTGTACAACTTCATCATATCGCCAGAATGCACATCTCacatgatcatcatggcCGAAATCTCTGTACGAACTGAAGTCTTGCAGCATTTCCCAATACAATGATCGCTCGGTCTTCATCTCGAGTCAACGATGGTTGCATATCCCATCCCGCCTTGCTTCGACTGAGCTGTCGATCCGAAACTTTgtacatctcatctcatctcagtATATATATTGGGAAGAAAAagcaggaaagaagaggaaaagtCATCACGGTAATCTCTAGtaaaaggaggaagaagaagaagaccaaatCAAACCAAGATGAAAGCAAATCCATATCAACTTCGCGTGAGCGAAATGAatagaagaggaaattaCAGTCCCgccatttcttcttctgaccgGATCCGGCtgtgaaagaggaaaagtCGAGAATACGTGGTATATTGTAGTGCAGAGTAAGAGGGATCATGACTACGTTGCAAATGATAAACTAAAAGAAAAGGGTGTATACGGTGATAAGATCGGTTCGACTTCGTTTCGGTTTAATCGTTTATCGTTTATAATATCACAcatttcttgttcttctttgtGACGGGTGGTTCTAAAGCTGCGACGATTGCCTGTGAGAGGAGACGTGATCAGCGACTGTCATGTATGTAAGGTGACAAATTGCTAGATGAAAACTTGGGGATCAAGAGGCCATAATGAGATAGGTGATGCAAGGGTATGAGAATGGGATCACAGTTGATTGACATCGCTCTGAGACGGCAAGATAGGTAGACGCCatgagctcacctcatcgaAAACATTCTTTAAACCTCTTTGAGTCAGCGCCGAGCATTCCACATATTTCACTGCACCCAATTCCCTTGCCAATCTCTCTCCTTGCTCAGTGGTGATTGGTCTTTGCTTTTGTCTTTGCAACTTTTCTAAATGATTCGAATCTTCCCTTAAATCAACTTGAGTACCGACGATCAAACAGGGTACACCGGGACAATGGTGATGTACCTCTGGGAACCATTTCTCTTTGACGTTTTCGAATGATGCAGGCGAGGTGACGGAGAAACAAACTAAGAAGACATCCGTTTGAGGGTATGATAAAGGTCTCAGTCGATCGTAATCTTCTTGACCGGCTGTATCGAATAGACCTAATGTGTATGGATCATCACCGATCATCACTGTTACGGCGTCTATAATGTGTCAAGCCCATACTTAGTAAAGTAACCAGAGAAATAATGATATTGACAGGAGGTTCAGTACGATAATGCTCTGATGTCATACTCACAGTTGTCGAATACGGTAGGGACATATTCGGAGGGGAATTTGTTGGTGGTGTATGAGATCAAGAGACAGGTTCTGAGTTGGGGATTGAATTCAAAACTGTGAGCAATGTTGATTTCGTAGCACATTCGAATTACTCACTTTCCAACAGCACCATCACCGACTACGACACATTTGATAGTTTGCATGGTGAGATTACTGATTAATTGAGGAAGGAGTGGATCGAGGGTAAGTGAAGAAAAGCTATGTCAACAGAATAATTGAGAGTGGGAGTCAGCCCAGAGACTCTCATACAGAGCAATGTCCGGAACACATTGATGGCGCGAGACATGTTATATAGaggaatgacgatgatagagatgataatgatgcTATCATGCTGAGTAGCAAAGCAAGAGAGACAGAGCATCGCAAGACATATGATGAGACTCGTTTGACCAATTCATCTAATCCCATCCTCCGAACACCATCCACTGTGGAAGATGAAACAATAACAAACGCCACTACCTTTACGCACCGCACAAAGCGTACGAACGGGTTGTATAcaggtgaaggatgaaggattaTCGTGACCTCTTCTTGTTTATACACGCGAAGGGTACGAGTAAGTTGATCTCAGCGAGAGGGAAACTCGATGAGACGCGGATATCCGATGCACAGCGGCGACAATGGAGCGAGAGTGATTGGTGTAAGAAGGTGGCTTGTTCAACGGACAGGATGGGTCGGACCCATCGTCGAATGTCGAGCGATTGATAGCAGATAGACAGGGGAAGGTGCATACATTCGCCCTTTCacgatgaatgatgatgcCGACTCACGGTAGATGGGATGCAAACGTATCGACGTTCTAAGGTTGATTCAAATTCTTTCCTTCCAACCTGTATAGTATCGAAAGGTCCAATTCCTTCAACCTTTATTTGTTTGACCTATAAACTATCTTCTTCGTATGCGCGTGACTTTCCTGTAGATGATTGTCGACCTACACGAAGTGGTCGGTGTCGAAGTCGAGCTGAGATGTAtaatatcaatatcgatgCGAAGGATGTCAATAGATAGATAGGTCAGGTAGATAGGATTAGGttgatccatccatccatcctatTCATTGCTCTGATGTTGTTAGTTACCAAGAGAGGCAGCCACCACTCGCGTGCTAATTAGTTATCAGGTTTACAACATTACAATCAATTTCTAATCCCATTAAGGGATCATCCACTAAGGACTAATTAGGAAACGAATTACAACGCTTGGACCTGGAATATGAAACTCGTCTAATCCCACTTCACACCCCCCTTTTTTGTTCCCGTTAGTCGCACAGTCTTAGGCACGTACCTGTTGTTACTACTGGATAAACGGCGAAATGCGGTATTTGTCAACAGGTGGCAATCGACATGGGAGAAGGAGTTGAGAGCCAATCTCCGCTCTGCAACCCGGTTACAGGTCACAGCGTTTGTCAGAAAGCTACAAAAGTTAGAAGATTGATTAATGTTTTCCAGTCTGAACGCTGCTTTGAATCGTTAGATCATAGCAATAGACATAAACCATAGACAGTATGGCAGATTCCACTCAACCAGCACCAGCAGCTTCGCAGGCTGAATCATCGACCGCACCCCAAACCGAAGCCGGAGGAAATAAGAAGCAGCCAGTTGTCATAATATGTATAGGTATGGCAGGATCAGTAAGTGTCAGCCATCGTCGCTGCCTCATCGATATGAGCTCTGCTGTGTCTGTTGTTCTGCATAATCACTCATACGTCGGAACTATAGGGAAAAACAACGTTTATGCAACGTCTGAACTCTCACTTACATTCACGCAATACCCCTCCATATATACTCAATCTCGATCCTGCTGTATCGCATATGCCTTATTCAGCGAATATAGATATTAGAGATACGGTGGATTACAAGGAGGTCATGAAGCAGTAAGCTATTCTACCATTCAGGTTTTAGCTGGCACCCAACAAGGCGTTGTAGCTGATATGGGATGGGGAATCAGGTATAACCTAGGTCCGAATGGTGGAATTCTCACGGCTTTGAATTTGTTCACGACCAAGTTTGACCAGGTATTGGGATATGTGGAGAAACGAGCTGAGGATGTAGAGTGAGTGGACCGTCATCTACTCAAATTTTCCCCTGGTACTACTACCAATCAACGTCAATTCGAAGTGTTAAATCAATCTTATCGAGATGTCGGAGTCGAGCTGACTAATAAACGTCCTGAATCAGCTATATCCTGGTGGATACTCCAGGTCAAATAGAAATCTTCACCTGGTCAGCTTCAGGAGCGATCATCACCGACGCTATAGCGTCATCTCTACCTACTGTCGTAGCTTATGTGGTGGATACACCGAGGACAACAGCTCCAGCTACATTTATGAGTAATATGTTGTATGCTTGTTCGTGAGTGTCAAATGGTTCCATTCTggacttccttcttctctttcctcgaGACCCCTCTTCATATATGGCTTTGGAGGACGCTTTCTAGCTGAGTAAGGATTCACTGACTGATATATGACCATATGATGAAACAGGATATTATACAAAACCCGACTCCCTTTCATAATAGTATTCAACAAAACCGATATCCAGCCGCACGACTTTGCGATAGACTGGATGAAAGACTTCGAAGCGTACCAAGCTGCTTTGAACGATAGTGGAAGGAACGAACATGGGGAAAGTAGTTATATGAACAGTCTCATGAGCAGCATGTGTCTGGTTTTAGAGGAGTTTTACAACAATCTAAGGGCGGTGGGTGTCAGTGCGATGACgggagaagggatgagagggTTTTTCGATGCTGTTGAGGAGGCAAGAAAAGAATatgagaggtgagtcaaccgGCGCCGATCCAACTTACCTCAATTATAATTGTATTATCCAGGCAATATGCTGACCAAATTCTGAAATGGTTTTGTAGCGACTATAAACCTGAATTAGACAGATTAGCATCTGAGAGAGCAGCGAAGACGGAAGCGGATAAGAAAGCGCAATTGGAAAGGTTGATGAAAGATATGAACGTATCGGATTCATCTGCTGAGTCATCACGTAGAAGAGGTGGCGCAGTTGGAGATAATCCATTTGGACCATATCCAGTgaatgagagggaagataggTGAGCTATCTGTCGGCTGTAACTCATATGGGTTGTGACTTGTTTGACGAATGACATCAATAGATattacgatgaagaaggagacgaagaggtggatgaggaagaacaagatgcGATAAGGCgtcaggaggaagaagaggaagaagctgccTATGCCGAAGAACTAGGCGCCTTGGATGTAGGTGAGTGGGCTGGAAAATGACATTCAAAACTATTCGCATTGGGCAACTCACGCTGATATCCTTGTATGCTATTAGACGAACCAGAGATAGGAGGCATGCCGAGGAGTGGACCGAATGGAAGTAGGGCTGCTGCATGGCCTGGACCAGTGTAGCTCGCATGGGACCGTTTGAATCATTAGTCCTTGTATATTAGTAATCATTTATAGTACGTCGTAGAACGATATTACACCGTTGGATATGCCGAGATTGGGAAGATTATATCAACATGCATATATGAGGTAGGATATGGATAAAATGTGAATTGAATATGTCTGTATGGATAATCTCAGTAATAGTGATAATGACATCTCAGTGGCAATGAATGATAATCGTCCTGTCATCCGAAGAACAGCTCCTCTACCCTACTCCAATTCTTTAACATCGAAATCAGGTAATTTATCCCCACATCCTTCCCAACCTTCAAAACCCATTGCTACCTTTTCCAACTTGTCACCTGCAACTTTCAAATCCGTATTGACAATGTAAATATCGTGTTTACCTTGTTGGGCATACTCAATTTCTTTCTTAGCTGCGTCTAACCTTTTCCTTATTGATGAATCTGTCTCAGTACCCCTTCCGGATAAACGCTTTTTGAGTTCTGCGATGGTTGGGGGAGCCAAGAAGAGGTATACGGGATTGAGAGGAGGGGTCTGTTGAGAGGCTTTGGCGCGCAACTGGAGGACACCCTGGAGTTCGATATCGAGAATGCATCGTTTGGGATGAAGAGCGGTCAAGGCAGCGAAGGTTGTACCGTAGCTGCAAGTGTAATAACCGACCCGTTattgagaagggatggattgaaagagagattaAGTGTGATACATGTACGTAGTAAGGCTAACTTACCAGTTCCCACCGAACTCGGCCCATTCCAGGAACTCTCCATTTTCAACCCTCCTCATGAACTCTTCCCTACTCACGAAATGGTATTCCCTACCATTCTCCTCGCCTGCTCTGGGATTTCGGGTAGTGTGCGATAC
Coding sequences:
- a CDS encoding guanylate kinase, with product MSQTPINPEVLNRPLVCCGPSGTGKSTLLNKLFSDYPGQFGFSVSHTTRNPRAGEENGREYHFVSREEFMRRVENGEFLEWAEFGGNCYGTTFAALTALHPKRCILDIELQGVLQLRAKASQQTPPLNPVYLFLAPPTIAELKKRLSGRGTETDSSIRKRLDAAKKEIEYAQQGKHDIYIVNTDLKVAGDKLEKVAMGFEGWEGCGDKLPDFDVKELE
- a CDS encoding cell division control protein 42; amino-acid sequence: MQTIKCVVVGDGAVGKTCLLISYTTNKFPSEYVPTVFDNYAVTVMIGDDPYTLGLFDTAGQEDYDRLRPLSYPQTDVFLVCFSVTSPASFENVKEKWFPEVHHHCPGVPCLIVGTQVDLREDSNHLEKLQRQKQRPITTEQGERLARELGAVKYVECSALTQRGLKNVFDEAIVAALEPPVTKKNKKCVIL